GCTAAATCCGGAGATCGCCGGAGCTGGTAGGTTCTTCGAGTTTCGATCCAGATTCATCCCTGCGTCGATTGAATTTGCTCAGGAATCGCCTCTTTGCACGACGCTGTTGAAAGATGAGCTCAAAATCCGAACCGTTGAGCATTTGTTATCAGCTCTTGAGGCGAAGGGAGTTGATAATTGCAGGATTCAAATCGAGAGCGAAAGTTCCGATGATCGAGAAGTCGAGGTTTGTTACCTGAATACATACATTTTGAGTAATCATAGGTCGAATCAATGTCTCGTATTGTCTATTTTGACTGGATTTGTATGCTATAGAGATTGTCAACATCTTGCTGTGCAGTGTAGCTCTTAGTTTTATAGACTTGGTACACTGGAGGAGATGATGAGTGTAGGCAACACTAACCAAGTGACAGGTCCCTATTTTTGATGGATCAGCTAAAGAATGGGTCGATGCGATACAAGGAGTTGGCATAAACGCGGCTCAAAACCATGATGGTGAAAGTGTAGAGAAGATGGTCGCACATGTGAACAAGCCTGTGTATGTTTGCAAGAACGATACTTTTGTTGCTGCATTTCCGGCTCTAGAGACTCGGATCACTTGTGGTATCGACTTCCCACAGGTTCAGTCTAATGGCATTTTGACTTATTTTCTGCTTGTACATAAATTGTTATTGACTTGGTCTGTTGTGTATGATGATGAACTTTACAGGTGCCTGCTATAGGCTGCCAATGGTTTTCTTGGAGACCTATCCATGAGTCTTCTTTTGCAAAGGATATCGCATCATCAAGAACCTTCTGTGTCTATGAAGAGGTTAGTTAGATCCATTGTTGTTGCTTAGGAGCTTTGGAATCAGTAAACTGGTGTTCGTTCTTCAACCATCTGTGTCTGAGGGTTTTGTTTGCAGGTGGAGCGTATGCGTGAAGCAGGGCTCATTAAAGGAGGTTCTCTGGATAACGCCATAGTTTGTAGGTAAATAATCTTGCATATTGATGACTAA
This sequence is a window from Arabidopsis thaliana chromosome 1 sequence. Protein-coding genes within it:
- the LpxC4 gene encoding UDP-3-O-acyl N-acetylglycosamine deacetylase family protein (UDP-3-O-acyl N-acetylglycosamine deacetylase family protein; FUNCTIONS IN: UDP-3-O-[3-hydroxymyristoyl] N-acetylglucosamine deacetylase activity; INVOLVED IN: lipid A biosynthetic process; CONTAINS InterPro DOMAIN/s: UDP-3-O-acyl N-acetylglucosamine deacetylase, N-terminal (InterPro:IPR015870), Ribosomal protein S5 domain 2-type fold (InterPro:IPR020568), UDP-3-O-acyl N-acetylglucosamine deacetylase (InterPro:IPR004463), UDP-3-O-acyl N-acetylglucosamine deacetylase, C-terminal (InterPro:IPR011334); BEST Arabidopsis thaliana protein match is: UDP-3-O-acyl N-acetylglycosamine deacetylase family protein (TAIR:AT1G24880.1).) is translated as MRLPVTVKATKPSFLVIWIRYSSAASSPTVSLNPSGRLQQTLAGSVEVKGKSLHSGKFSTVKLNPEIAGAGRFFEFRSRFIPASIEFAQESPLCTTLLKDELKIRTVEHLLSALEAKGVDNCRIQIESESSDDREVEVPIFDGSAKEWVDAIQGVGINAAQNHDGESVEKMVAHVNKPVYVCKNDTFVAAFPALETRITCGIDFPQVPAIGCQWFSWRPIHESSFAKDIASSRTFCVYEEVERMREAGLIKGGSLDNAIVCSAEHGWMNPPLRFDDEACRHKILDLIGDLSLVSRGGNGGLPVAHIVAYKAGHALHTDLARHLTMD